The Ovis canadensis isolate MfBH-ARS-UI-01 breed Bighorn chromosome 13, ARS-UI_OviCan_v2, whole genome shotgun sequence genome includes a region encoding these proteins:
- the DDRGK1 gene encoding DDRGK domain-containing protein 1 isoform X1 produces the protein MVSPVVYLVVAALLVGLILFLTRSRGRAAAAVQEPLHNEEVPAVAGRVTRPQPLEPEEQRATGRPRRRRDLGSRLQAQRRAQRVAWADENEEEPIIQAQEEEDIEKPVETHLSGKIGAKKLRKLEEKQARKAQREAEEAEREERKRLESQREAEWKKEEERLRLEEEQKEEEERKAQEEQAQREHEEYLKLKETFVVEEEGVGETMTEEQSHSFLAEFINYIKQSKVVLLEDLASQVGLRTQDTINRIQDLLAEGTLTGVIDDRGKFIYITPEELAAVANFIRQRGRVSITELAQASNSLIAWGRETPAQAPA, from the exons ATGGTGTCCCCCGTGGTGTACTTGGTGGTGGCGGCCCTGCTTGTCGGGCTTATTCTGTTCCTGACTCGCAGCCGGGGTCGGGCGGCAGCAG CTGTCCAAGAGCCTTTGCACAATGAAGAGGTACCAGCAGTAGCAGGCCGAGTGACTCGGCCTCAGCCCCTAGAGCCCGAGGAGCAGAGAGCTACAGGCAGGCCCCGGCGCCGGAGAGACCTGGGCAGCCGCTTGCAGGCCCAGCGTCGAGCCCAGCGAGTGGCCTGGGCCGATGAGAATGAGGAGGAGCCCATCATCCAAG CCCAAGAGGAAGAAGACATAGAGAAGCCAGTGGAAACTCACTTGTCAGGGAAAATTGGAGCCAAGAAACTACGGAAGCTGGAGGAGAAACAGGCACGAAAAGCCCAGCGTGAG GCAGAGGAGGCTGAGCGTGAGGAACGGAAACGCCTTGAGTCCCAGCGTGAAGCAGAgtggaagaaggaggaggaacggcttcgcctggaggaggagcagAAG gaagaggaagagaggaaggcccAGGAGGAACAGGCCCAGCGGGAGCATGAAGAGTATCTGAAACTGAAGGAGACCTTcgtggtggaggaggagggtgTGGGCGAGACCATGACTGAGGAGCAG TCCCATAGCTTCCTGGCCGAATTCATCAACTACATTAAG CAGTCCAAGGTCGTGCTCTTGGAagacctggcttcccaggtgggcctACGTACTCAG GACACCATAAATCGCATCCAGGACCTGCTGGCTGAGGGGACTCTTACAG GTGTTATTGACGACCGGGGCAAGTTCATCTACATAACCCCGGAGGAACTGGCTGCGGTGGCTAACTTCATCCGACAGCGGGGCCGGGTATCCATCACTGAGCTTGCCCAGGCCAGCAACTCCCTCATCGCCTGGGGCCGGGAGACCCCTGCTCAGGCCCCAGCCTGA
- the DDRGK1 gene encoding DDRGK domain-containing protein 1 isoform X3, which produces MVSPVVYLVVAALLVGLILFLTRSRGRAAAAVQEPLHNEEVPAVAGRVTRPQPLEPEEQRATGRPRRRRDLGSRLQAQRRAQRVAWADENEEEPIIQAQEEEDIEKPVETHLSGKIGAKKLRKLEEKQARKAQREAEEAEREERKRLESQREAEWKKEEERLRLEEEQKVSQAPDADFCLLPGQPCFVCVCACACPRTLSGVQVFVTPWSVGHQAPLSTEFSGKEYWSRLPFLTPRNLPDQTHISCISCISSFSKAAAEK; this is translated from the exons ATGGTGTCCCCCGTGGTGTACTTGGTGGTGGCGGCCCTGCTTGTCGGGCTTATTCTGTTCCTGACTCGCAGCCGGGGTCGGGCGGCAGCAG CTGTCCAAGAGCCTTTGCACAATGAAGAGGTACCAGCAGTAGCAGGCCGAGTGACTCGGCCTCAGCCCCTAGAGCCCGAGGAGCAGAGAGCTACAGGCAGGCCCCGGCGCCGGAGAGACCTGGGCAGCCGCTTGCAGGCCCAGCGTCGAGCCCAGCGAGTGGCCTGGGCCGATGAGAATGAGGAGGAGCCCATCATCCAAG CCCAAGAGGAAGAAGACATAGAGAAGCCAGTGGAAACTCACTTGTCAGGGAAAATTGGAGCCAAGAAACTACGGAAGCTGGAGGAGAAACAGGCACGAAAAGCCCAGCGTGAG GCAGAGGAGGCTGAGCGTGAGGAACGGAAACGCCTTGAGTCCCAGCGTGAAGCAGAgtggaagaaggaggaggaacggcttcgcctggaggaggagcagAAGGTGAGCCAGGCCCCAGATGCTGACTTCTGTCTGCTGCCCGGGCAGCCTTGCttcgtgtgtgtatgtgcgtgtgcatGCCCACGcacgctcagtggtgtccaagtctttgtaaccccatggtctgtaggccatcaggctcctctgtccacggaattttctgggaaagaatactggagcaggttgccatttcttactccaaggaatcttcccgatcaaacccacatctcttgcatttcttgcattagcag CTTCTCTAAAGCTGCTGCTGAAAAATAA
- the DDRGK1 gene encoding DDRGK domain-containing protein 1 isoform X2 produces MVSPVVYLVVAALLVGLILFLTRSRGRAAAAVQEPLHNEEVPAVAGRVTRPQPLEPEEQRATGRPRRRRDLGSRLQAQRRAQRVAWADENEEEPIIQAQEEEDIEKPVETHLSGKIGAKKLRKLEEKQAEEAEREERKRLESQREAEWKKEEERLRLEEEQKEEEERKAQEEQAQREHEEYLKLKETFVVEEEGVGETMTEEQSHSFLAEFINYIKQSKVVLLEDLASQVGLRTQDTINRIQDLLAEGTLTGVIDDRGKFIYITPEELAAVANFIRQRGRVSITELAQASNSLIAWGRETPAQAPA; encoded by the exons ATGGTGTCCCCCGTGGTGTACTTGGTGGTGGCGGCCCTGCTTGTCGGGCTTATTCTGTTCCTGACTCGCAGCCGGGGTCGGGCGGCAGCAG CTGTCCAAGAGCCTTTGCACAATGAAGAGGTACCAGCAGTAGCAGGCCGAGTGACTCGGCCTCAGCCCCTAGAGCCCGAGGAGCAGAGAGCTACAGGCAGGCCCCGGCGCCGGAGAGACCTGGGCAGCCGCTTGCAGGCCCAGCGTCGAGCCCAGCGAGTGGCCTGGGCCGATGAGAATGAGGAGGAGCCCATCATCCAAG CCCAAGAGGAAGAAGACATAGAGAAGCCAGTGGAAACTCACTTGTCAGGGAAAATTGGAGCCAAGAAACTACGGAAGCTGGAGGAGAAACAG GCAGAGGAGGCTGAGCGTGAGGAACGGAAACGCCTTGAGTCCCAGCGTGAAGCAGAgtggaagaaggaggaggaacggcttcgcctggaggaggagcagAAG gaagaggaagagaggaaggcccAGGAGGAACAGGCCCAGCGGGAGCATGAAGAGTATCTGAAACTGAAGGAGACCTTcgtggtggaggaggagggtgTGGGCGAGACCATGACTGAGGAGCAG TCCCATAGCTTCCTGGCCGAATTCATCAACTACATTAAG CAGTCCAAGGTCGTGCTCTTGGAagacctggcttcccaggtgggcctACGTACTCAG GACACCATAAATCGCATCCAGGACCTGCTGGCTGAGGGGACTCTTACAG GTGTTATTGACGACCGGGGCAAGTTCATCTACATAACCCCGGAGGAACTGGCTGCGGTGGCTAACTTCATCCGACAGCGGGGCCGGGTATCCATCACTGAGCTTGCCCAGGCCAGCAACTCCCTCATCGCCTGGGGCCGGGAGACCCCTGCTCAGGCCCCAGCCTGA
- the LZTS3 gene encoding leucine zipper putative tumor suppressor 3 isoform X1, whose product MRAAQAANAHPTPSTSVLSRARCPGVPGTRQLCECPPGLVMAKLETLPVRADPGRDPLLAFAPRPSELGPPDPRLTMGSVGSGVAHTQEFAMKSVGTRTGGGGSQGSFPGPRGSGVSRERPGRYPSEDKALANSLYLNGELRGSDHTDVCGNVVGSSGGSSSSGGSDKAPPQYREPSHPPKLLATSGKLDQCSEPLVRPSAFKPVVPKNFHSMQNLCPPQTNGTPEGRQGPGGLKGGLDKSRTMTPAGGGGSGLSDSGRNSLTSLPTYSSSYSQHLAPLSASTSHINRIGTASYGSGSGGGSSGGSGYQDLATSDSGRASSKSGSSSSMGRPGHLGSGEGGGGGLPFAACSPPSPSALIQELEERLWEKEQEVAALRRSLEQSEAAVAQVLEERQKAWERELAELRQGCSGKLQQVARRAQRAQQGLQLQVLRLQQDKKQLQEEAARLMRQREELEDKVAACQKEQADFLPRMEETKWEVCQKAGEISLLKQQLKDSQADVSQKLNEIVGLRSQLREGRASLREKEEQLLSLRDSFSSKQASLELGEGELPSACLKPALTPVDPAEPQDALATCESDEAKMRRQAGVAAAASLVSLDGEVDAGGESGTRALRREVGRLQAELAAERRARERQGASFAEERRVWLEEKEKVIEYQKQLQLSYVEMYQRNQQLERRLRERGAAGGASTPTPQHGEEKKAWTPSRLERIESTEI is encoded by the exons ATGCGCGCCGCCCAGGCAGCTAACGCCCACCCTACCCCCAGTACCTCCGTCCTGTCCCGCGCCCGCTGCCCTGGGGTTCCTGGCACGCGGCAGCTCTGCGAG TGCCCCCCTGGCTTAGTCATGGCGAAGCTGGAGACACTGCCTGTGCGTGCTGACCCAGGGCGAGATCCCCTCCTGGCCTTCGCCCCTCGGCCCTCTGAGCTCGGACCCCCAGACCCTCGCCTGACCATGGGCAGTGTGGGCAGTGGAGTGGCCCACACCCAGGAGTTTGCCATGAAAAGTGTAGGCACCCGcacggggggtgggggcagccaggGCAGTTTCCCTGGTCCCCGTGGCAGTGGGGTCAGCAGGGAGAGGCCAGGCCGCTACCCCTCAGAGGACAAGGCTCTCGCCAATTCACTCTACCTCAATGGCGAGCTACGGGGCAGCGACCACACGGATGTCTGTGGCAACGTGGTgggcagcagcggcggcagcagcagcagtggcggcAGTGATAAGGCCCCCCCACAGTATCGTGAGCCCAGCCACCCACCCaagctcctggccacctctggcAAGCTAGACCAG TGCTCAGAGCCACTAGTTCGGCCTTCAGCCTTCAAGCCTGTTGTACCCAAGAACTTCCACTCCATGCAGAACTTGTGCCCCCCACAGACCAACGGGACCCCTGAGGGACGACAGGGCCCTGGTGGCCTCAAGGGTGGACTGGACAAGTCTCGGACCATGACCCCAGCGGGCGGGGGTGGGAGCGGCCTCTCAGACTCAGGCCGGAACTCACTCACAAGCCTGCCCACCTACAGTTCCAGCTATAGCCAGCACCTGGCGCCCCTCAGTGCCTCCACCAGCCATATCAACCGCATTGGCACTGCCAGCTATGGTAGTGGCAGTGGTGGTGGCAGCAGTGGTGGGTCGGGCTACCAGGACCTGGCAACGTCTGACAGTGGGCGGGCCTCCAGCAAGAGTGGGTCATCCTCATCCATGGGGCGACCAGGTCACCTGGGATCCggggagggtggaggaggaggcCTGCCATTTGCGGCCTGCTCACCACCTTCGCCCAGTGCTCTGATCCAGGAGCTAGAGGAGCGGCTGTgggagaaggagcaggaggtggCAGCTCTGCGGCGTAGCCTGGAGCAGAGTGAGGCGGCAGTGGCCCAGGTGCTGGAGGAGCGGCAGAAGGCCTGGGAGCGTGAGCTGGCTGAGCTGCGGCAGGGCTGCAGTGGCAAGCTGCAGCAGGTGGCCCGGCGCGCCCAGCGCGCCCAGCAAGGCCTGCAGCTACAGGTGCTGCGGCTGCAGCAGGACAAGAAGCAGCTACAGGAGGAGGCAGCCCGGCTGATGCGGCAGCGGGAAGAGCTTGAGGACAAGGTTGCCGCCTGCCAGAAGGAACAGGCCGACTTCCTGCCCCGGATGGAGGAAACTAAGTGGGAG GTATGCCAGAAGGCTGGGGAGATTTCCCTTCTGAAGCAGCAGCTGAAGGACTCGCAGGCGGACGTGTCCCAGAAGCTGAATGAGATTGTTGGGCTGCGCTCACAGCTGCGGGAGGGCCGGGCCTCCCTGCGGGAGAAGGAGGAGCAGCTGCTCAGCCTGAGGGACTCCTTCAGCAGCAAACAGGCCAGCCTGGAGCTGGGTGAGGGAGAGCTGCCCTCTGCCTGCCTCAAGCCGGCGCTGACCCCGGTGGACCCGGCTGAGCCACAGGATGCACTGGCCACCTGCGAGAGCGATGAGGCTAAGATGCGCCGTCAGGCTGGGGTGGCTGCTGCCGCCTCCTTGGTTTCCTTGGATGGGGAGGTGGATGCTGGTGGGGAGAGTGGGACGCGGGCCCTGAGGCGGGAGGTGGGGCGGCTGCAGGCTGAGCTGGCAGCTGAGCGGCGAGCCCGGGAGCGCCAGGGTGCCAGCTTTGCAGAGGAGCGCCGAGTgtggctggaggagaaggagaaggtcaTCGAGTACCAGAAGCAGCTGCAGCTGAGTTATGTGGAGATGTACCAGCGCAACCAGCAGCTAGAGCGGCGGCTGCGAGAGCGAGGGGCTGCGGGAGGTGCCAGCACACCTACACCCCAACACGGGGAGGAGAAGAAAGCCTGGACCCCCTCCCGCCTTGAGCGCATCGAGTCCACAGAAATATAA
- the LZTS3 gene encoding leucine zipper putative tumor suppressor 3 isoform X3, producing MAPADRASEGPRLEAPSAPHPLGECPPGLVMAKLETLPVRADPGRDPLLAFAPRPSELGPPDPRLTMGSVGSGVAHTQEFAMKSVGTRTGGGGSQGSFPGPRGSGVSRERPGRYPSEDKALANSLYLNGELRGSDHTDVCGNVVGSSGGSSSSGGSDKAPPQYREPSHPPKLLATSGKLDQCSEPLVRPSAFKPVVPKNFHSMQNLCPPQTNGTPEGRQGPGGLKGGLDKSRTMTPAGGGGSGLSDSGRNSLTSLPTYSSSYSQHLAPLSASTSHINRIGTASYGSGSGGGSSGGSGYQDLATSDSGRASSKSGSSSSMGRPGHLGSGEGGGGGLPFAACSPPSPSALIQELEERLWEKEQEVAALRRSLEQSEAAVAQVLEERQKAWERELAELRQGCSGKLQQVARRAQRAQQGLQLQVLRLQQDKKQLQEEAARLMRQREELEDKVAACQKEQADFLPRMEETKWEVCQKAGEISLLKQQLKDSQADVSQKLNEIVGLRSQLREGRASLREKEEQLLSLRDSFSSKQASLELGEGELPSACLKPALTPVDPAEPQDALATCESDEAKMRRQAGVAAAASLVSLDGEVDAGGESGTRALRREVGRLQAELAAERRARERQGASFAEERRVWLEEKEKVIEYQKQLQLSYVEMYQRNQQLERRLRERGAAGGASTPTPQHGEEKKAWTPSRLERIESTEI from the exons ATGGCCCCTGCAGACCGGGCCTCGGAGGGTCCCAGGCTTGAGGCCCCATCGGCCCCCCACCCCCTTGGAGAG TGCCCCCCTGGCTTAGTCATGGCGAAGCTGGAGACACTGCCTGTGCGTGCTGACCCAGGGCGAGATCCCCTCCTGGCCTTCGCCCCTCGGCCCTCTGAGCTCGGACCCCCAGACCCTCGCCTGACCATGGGCAGTGTGGGCAGTGGAGTGGCCCACACCCAGGAGTTTGCCATGAAAAGTGTAGGCACCCGcacggggggtgggggcagccaggGCAGTTTCCCTGGTCCCCGTGGCAGTGGGGTCAGCAGGGAGAGGCCAGGCCGCTACCCCTCAGAGGACAAGGCTCTCGCCAATTCACTCTACCTCAATGGCGAGCTACGGGGCAGCGACCACACGGATGTCTGTGGCAACGTGGTgggcagcagcggcggcagcagcagcagtggcggcAGTGATAAGGCCCCCCCACAGTATCGTGAGCCCAGCCACCCACCCaagctcctggccacctctggcAAGCTAGACCAG TGCTCAGAGCCACTAGTTCGGCCTTCAGCCTTCAAGCCTGTTGTACCCAAGAACTTCCACTCCATGCAGAACTTGTGCCCCCCACAGACCAACGGGACCCCTGAGGGACGACAGGGCCCTGGTGGCCTCAAGGGTGGACTGGACAAGTCTCGGACCATGACCCCAGCGGGCGGGGGTGGGAGCGGCCTCTCAGACTCAGGCCGGAACTCACTCACAAGCCTGCCCACCTACAGTTCCAGCTATAGCCAGCACCTGGCGCCCCTCAGTGCCTCCACCAGCCATATCAACCGCATTGGCACTGCCAGCTATGGTAGTGGCAGTGGTGGTGGCAGCAGTGGTGGGTCGGGCTACCAGGACCTGGCAACGTCTGACAGTGGGCGGGCCTCCAGCAAGAGTGGGTCATCCTCATCCATGGGGCGACCAGGTCACCTGGGATCCggggagggtggaggaggaggcCTGCCATTTGCGGCCTGCTCACCACCTTCGCCCAGTGCTCTGATCCAGGAGCTAGAGGAGCGGCTGTgggagaaggagcaggaggtggCAGCTCTGCGGCGTAGCCTGGAGCAGAGTGAGGCGGCAGTGGCCCAGGTGCTGGAGGAGCGGCAGAAGGCCTGGGAGCGTGAGCTGGCTGAGCTGCGGCAGGGCTGCAGTGGCAAGCTGCAGCAGGTGGCCCGGCGCGCCCAGCGCGCCCAGCAAGGCCTGCAGCTACAGGTGCTGCGGCTGCAGCAGGACAAGAAGCAGCTACAGGAGGAGGCAGCCCGGCTGATGCGGCAGCGGGAAGAGCTTGAGGACAAGGTTGCCGCCTGCCAGAAGGAACAGGCCGACTTCCTGCCCCGGATGGAGGAAACTAAGTGGGAG GTATGCCAGAAGGCTGGGGAGATTTCCCTTCTGAAGCAGCAGCTGAAGGACTCGCAGGCGGACGTGTCCCAGAAGCTGAATGAGATTGTTGGGCTGCGCTCACAGCTGCGGGAGGGCCGGGCCTCCCTGCGGGAGAAGGAGGAGCAGCTGCTCAGCCTGAGGGACTCCTTCAGCAGCAAACAGGCCAGCCTGGAGCTGGGTGAGGGAGAGCTGCCCTCTGCCTGCCTCAAGCCGGCGCTGACCCCGGTGGACCCGGCTGAGCCACAGGATGCACTGGCCACCTGCGAGAGCGATGAGGCTAAGATGCGCCGTCAGGCTGGGGTGGCTGCTGCCGCCTCCTTGGTTTCCTTGGATGGGGAGGTGGATGCTGGTGGGGAGAGTGGGACGCGGGCCCTGAGGCGGGAGGTGGGGCGGCTGCAGGCTGAGCTGGCAGCTGAGCGGCGAGCCCGGGAGCGCCAGGGTGCCAGCTTTGCAGAGGAGCGCCGAGTgtggctggaggagaaggagaaggtcaTCGAGTACCAGAAGCAGCTGCAGCTGAGTTATGTGGAGATGTACCAGCGCAACCAGCAGCTAGAGCGGCGGCTGCGAGAGCGAGGGGCTGCGGGAGGTGCCAGCACACCTACACCCCAACACGGGGAGGAGAAGAAAGCCTGGACCCCCTCCCGCCTTGAGCGCATCGAGTCCACAGAAATATAA
- the LZTS3 gene encoding leucine zipper putative tumor suppressor 3 isoform X2, with protein MAKLETLPVRADPGRDPLLAFAPRPSELGPPDPRLTMGSVGSGVAHTQEFAMKSVGTRTGGGGSQGSFPGPRGSGVSRERPGRYPSEDKALANSLYLNGELRGSDHTDVCGNVVGSSGGSSSSGGSDKAPPQYREPSHPPKLLATSGKLDQCSEPLVRPSAFKPVVPKNFHSMQNLCPPQTNGTPEGRQGPGGLKGGLDKSRTMTPAGGGGSGLSDSGRNSLTSLPTYSSSYSQHLAPLSASTSHINRIGTASYGSGSGGGSSGGSGYQDLATSDSGRASSKSGSSSSMGRPGHLGSGEGGGGGLPFAACSPPSPSALIQELEERLWEKEQEVAALRRSLEQSEAAVAQVLEERQKAWERELAELRQGCSGKLQQVARRAQRAQQGLQLQVLRLQQDKKQLQEEAARLMRQREELEDKVAACQKEQADFLPRMEETKWEVCQKAGEISLLKQQLKDSQADVSQKLNEIVGLRSQLREGRASLREKEEQLLSLRDSFSSKQASLELGEGELPSACLKPALTPVDPAEPQDALATCESDEAKMRRQAGVAAAASLVSLDGEVDAGGESGTRALRREVGRLQAELAAERRARERQGASFAEERRVWLEEKEKVIEYQKQLQLSYVEMYQRNQQLERRLRERGAAGGASTPTPQHGEEKKAWTPSRLERIESTEI; from the exons ATGGCGAAGCTGGAGACACTGCCTGTGCGTGCTGACCCAGGGCGAGATCCCCTCCTGGCCTTCGCCCCTCGGCCCTCTGAGCTCGGACCCCCAGACCCTCGCCTGACCATGGGCAGTGTGGGCAGTGGAGTGGCCCACACCCAGGAGTTTGCCATGAAAAGTGTAGGCACCCGcacggggggtgggggcagccaggGCAGTTTCCCTGGTCCCCGTGGCAGTGGGGTCAGCAGGGAGAGGCCAGGCCGCTACCCCTCAGAGGACAAGGCTCTCGCCAATTCACTCTACCTCAATGGCGAGCTACGGGGCAGCGACCACACGGATGTCTGTGGCAACGTGGTgggcagcagcggcggcagcagcagcagtggcggcAGTGATAAGGCCCCCCCACAGTATCGTGAGCCCAGCCACCCACCCaagctcctggccacctctggcAAGCTAGACCAG TGCTCAGAGCCACTAGTTCGGCCTTCAGCCTTCAAGCCTGTTGTACCCAAGAACTTCCACTCCATGCAGAACTTGTGCCCCCCACAGACCAACGGGACCCCTGAGGGACGACAGGGCCCTGGTGGCCTCAAGGGTGGACTGGACAAGTCTCGGACCATGACCCCAGCGGGCGGGGGTGGGAGCGGCCTCTCAGACTCAGGCCGGAACTCACTCACAAGCCTGCCCACCTACAGTTCCAGCTATAGCCAGCACCTGGCGCCCCTCAGTGCCTCCACCAGCCATATCAACCGCATTGGCACTGCCAGCTATGGTAGTGGCAGTGGTGGTGGCAGCAGTGGTGGGTCGGGCTACCAGGACCTGGCAACGTCTGACAGTGGGCGGGCCTCCAGCAAGAGTGGGTCATCCTCATCCATGGGGCGACCAGGTCACCTGGGATCCggggagggtggaggaggaggcCTGCCATTTGCGGCCTGCTCACCACCTTCGCCCAGTGCTCTGATCCAGGAGCTAGAGGAGCGGCTGTgggagaaggagcaggaggtggCAGCTCTGCGGCGTAGCCTGGAGCAGAGTGAGGCGGCAGTGGCCCAGGTGCTGGAGGAGCGGCAGAAGGCCTGGGAGCGTGAGCTGGCTGAGCTGCGGCAGGGCTGCAGTGGCAAGCTGCAGCAGGTGGCCCGGCGCGCCCAGCGCGCCCAGCAAGGCCTGCAGCTACAGGTGCTGCGGCTGCAGCAGGACAAGAAGCAGCTACAGGAGGAGGCAGCCCGGCTGATGCGGCAGCGGGAAGAGCTTGAGGACAAGGTTGCCGCCTGCCAGAAGGAACAGGCCGACTTCCTGCCCCGGATGGAGGAAACTAAGTGGGAG GTATGCCAGAAGGCTGGGGAGATTTCCCTTCTGAAGCAGCAGCTGAAGGACTCGCAGGCGGACGTGTCCCAGAAGCTGAATGAGATTGTTGGGCTGCGCTCACAGCTGCGGGAGGGCCGGGCCTCCCTGCGGGAGAAGGAGGAGCAGCTGCTCAGCCTGAGGGACTCCTTCAGCAGCAAACAGGCCAGCCTGGAGCTGGGTGAGGGAGAGCTGCCCTCTGCCTGCCTCAAGCCGGCGCTGACCCCGGTGGACCCGGCTGAGCCACAGGATGCACTGGCCACCTGCGAGAGCGATGAGGCTAAGATGCGCCGTCAGGCTGGGGTGGCTGCTGCCGCCTCCTTGGTTTCCTTGGATGGGGAGGTGGATGCTGGTGGGGAGAGTGGGACGCGGGCCCTGAGGCGGGAGGTGGGGCGGCTGCAGGCTGAGCTGGCAGCTGAGCGGCGAGCCCGGGAGCGCCAGGGTGCCAGCTTTGCAGAGGAGCGCCGAGTgtggctggaggagaaggagaaggtcaTCGAGTACCAGAAGCAGCTGCAGCTGAGTTATGTGGAGATGTACCAGCGCAACCAGCAGCTAGAGCGGCGGCTGCGAGAGCGAGGGGCTGCGGGAGGTGCCAGCACACCTACACCCCAACACGGGGAGGAGAAGAAAGCCTGGACCCCCTCCCGCCTTGAGCGCATCGAGTCCACAGAAATATAA